The genomic stretch AATCTGTAATAAATATATCATATATCGGTTTTAAAAACTTAGAAATTTCTGCTAAAGAATTATTTCTAAATGCTAATTGTAAACAGCTGTATTTAGAAGAATCTTCAGAAATTTTATCAGAAATTACAATGCAAAAGTTTTTAACTTCTGGCTTGCAAAAAAGTGCCGATGGAAGCACAATTTTAAACACAGAAAAATTCGGAATTTTACCAGGATTAATAGAACCCGATATTTTAAAAACTATTAAAATTTTACCTGGCGTAGAAAGTGTAAACGAAAGTATTTCTAATATAAATGTAAGAGGTGGTACAAACGACCAGAATTTAATGCTTTGGGACGGAATTAAAATGTACCATGCAGGTCATTTTTTTGGTTTAATTTCTGCTTACAATCCGTATTTAACTAAAAAAGTTACGGTTACTAAAAATGGTACAAGTAGTGTTTTTTCCGACGGAGTTTCATCAACAATTAATATGGAAACCTCGAATAGAATAACGAATAAATTTTCTGGCGGTGCAGGTTTTAATTTGATAAGTGCAGATGCTTTTGTACAAATACCAATTAAAGATAATTTAGAATTACATGTTTCTGGTAGAAGATCTTTTACAGATTTTTTAAACACACCAACTTATACCAATTATTTTAATAGAAGTTTTCAAGATAATTCTATTGCTTCTAACAGTGTTAACAACGCAGAATCTAAATTTTTCTTCTACGACTATTCGTTTAAAATTTTATACGATCTTAATTACAATCATGCAATTAGAGCCAACTTTATTCACATAAAAAATAATTTAGATTATCTAGAACAATACACAAACAATAACAATTCTATTGAAGAAAATAGTAATTTAAAACAAGAAAATTTAGGTGCCAGAATTAATTGGGAAGCCAACTGGAACTCTAAATTTACAACCAATCTTTCGGCATTTATTTCTGATTATAGAATCAATTCTTCAGATTATAATAAAGATACAGATCAGTTTCAAACACAATTTAACAATGTTTTAGAAACAGCGGTAAAACTAAATACTGTGTATGAATTTTCTGATTTTTTTTATTTAACAAACGGTTTTGTTTTTAACGAAATAGGCGTTAAAAATACCACAAGTATTAACGCACCAACTTTTTCTAAAACAATAAAAGAAGTGTTGTTAAAAAGTGCTTTTTATTCAGAAATTGAATATAAGAAAAACAATACTTACGCTAGAGTTGGTTTTAGAGCTAATTATTTTGATAAGTTTCAAAAATTTATTTTCGAGCCTAGAATAAACATAAGACAAAAACTAAATGAAACGTATTCTTTAAAGTTAGAAGGAGAGTTTAAAAATCAAACAACAGCTCAAAAAATAGATTTTGAAGATAATTTTTTAGGTATCGAAAAACGTAGATGGATTTTATCTGATAATGATAGAACGCCAATAATAACAAGCAAACAAGCTTCTTTTGGTATTTCTTATACCAAAAATAAATTATACGCAGATATTACAGGTTTTTATAAAGTAGTTAACGGTATTTCTACTGCAAATCAAGGTTTTTACAACAACACTCAGAATTTTAGTTCTATTGGTAATTATAAAACTAAAGGAATTGAATTTTTAATTAACAAACAAACTAATACAATTAGTACTTGGTTAAGTTATACGTTGGCAGAAAACAACTACACATTTGGTGTTTTTAATCCAAAGAAATTTGCAAATAGCTTAGATATTACACACTCTTTAAGTACTGCTTTTAATTATAATTTTACCAAAAATTTAAAAGCATCTATTGGCGGAATTTTACGTTCTGGTAGGCCTTATACAAAACCTGTAGATGGTAACGAAACCTTACAAAATGGCGATAAAACTATTGTAAATTATGATAACCCTAATACAGAAAATTTAGACAATTTTTTTAGAATTGATGTTTCTGGAAGTTATAATTTTACATTTTCTGAAGCTATAAAAGCCACAATTAGACTTGGTTTTACTAACATTACAGATAGAAAAAACACCATAGACTCTTACTATATTGTAGATGAATCGCAAGAAAATAATGTGAGAAGAATAGATAATTACTCGTTGCCTTTTACACCTAATTTAAGTTTTAGAGTACGTTTTTAGTTCTAAATTCTATCCATTCTTATATGCGGAATACCATCTTCTAAGTACTCCTCTCCTACTTTTGTAAAATTATGAGATTCATAAAATTTTTGTAAATATTTTTGAGCAGAAATGGTAATTGTATCGCTTTTAAAATTTTCTTTAATTGCGTTTATAGAAGCTTTCATTAAATTGTGCCCGTAACTATGTTTTCTTTCTAAAGCTGCTACTACTACTCTACCAATGCTAGCATTTTTAAAATAATCACCAGGTTTAAAAATACGCGTGTAAGCAATAATTTTATCATCTTTAAAACCAATTACATGTAAAGATTTTTGATCTTTAAAATCTATATCTTGATACACACAATTTTGTTCTACCACAAAAACTTCCGATCGTAATTGTAAAATTGCATACAATTCGTTTACTGTCAATTTGTTAAAAGATTTTACTTTGATATTCATAATTAATATAAACTACTAGATATTAAAAAAATCACTCAAACTAAATTTTATAGCAGTTTAAGTGATTTTTTTAAAAGATTATCCTGCGCAAGAAATTTTACTTACTCTATTAGCATGTCTACCACCTTCAAATTCTGTAGAAAGAAAAATATCTACAAAACCTATAGCTTGTTGTAAAGAAACAAAACGTGCCGGAATTGTAAGAATATTTGCATCGTTATGTTGTCTTGTTAATGCAACTAACTCATTGTTCCAACACAAAGCAGCTCTTATACCTTGGTGTTTATTTGCTGTCATTTGTGCGCCGTTACCAGAACCGCATAAAATAACTCCTAACGTAGCTTTACCAGTTTCTACTGCTTCTGCCGTTGGATGAATAGCATCTGGATAATCCATAGACGCATTAGAATCTGTACCAAAATTAATAACATTATATCCTTTCTCTTCTAAATGTTTTATAATTTCGAACTTGTATTCTGTACCAGCGTGATCGTTACCAATTGCAATTGTCATAATAAATTGATTTTAATTAAGTTGTGTACTACAAAAATACAGAAACTAACGGTTATCAACAGTTATAAACAATCAAAAAAATAGCTTTTTTAATAACTCTTTAGTTTTTAAGTTTTTAGCATTTTAATAGAATATTAAGAAGTTGCAATGAAAAACTGAAAAGTATTTTTGGTGAATTCAATATTTATTACAATACAGCGAGTAGTTTAACATATGCAACTTTTTTTATGAGTTTTTGATAAAAGTTTATCAACATAAAATTTACAATTTGTTTACATAGAAATACAACATAGTTATTCAGAATATTTAGTTAATACCTGTTTATAACTATTGTTAATAACTCTACTTTTTAATTGATTTTAAAGCTTTTAAACTACTAATAACATGTAAACGTTTTTTAATAACTCAAATATTAAAATAAATATTATAAAATTTATAGTAGCTATTCACACACTATTATAACCATCATAGTTTTTTTAAAATTTTATAAAAGAAAAATAATTATAATATAGAATGTTTATAACTGTGAAAAACTCGAAAAAAAATAAATTGAAATTAGAAAGAGAAAATTTTTGAAAAAAAAATTAAACTGTTTTCTTTTCTGCTTTTAGTAGGTAAGTGGTGTCTTTTTGAATTTCTACGCTTTTTTCTTGCGGATCTATTTTGTTAAGAGATTTGTTTACCGTTATAATGGTTACAAAGATGCCTGCAACAAAAATAATTAGAAATAAGCCGATAATTTTACGTAGATTTTTCATCTTAATTTAAAAGTCTCTTTCTATAAAGACGCTTCTTTTTAAGATTCGTTACAAAAAAATTAAGATTTTTTTAACTTTTATACTTGATAACTAATTAATTACAAAATTAATTGCTTTAGGTATAATGCTAATTTGAAGTTTACCAGAAGTTATCAACTCGCCATCTGCTTGTATAAAAGGTTTAGCATTTATAGGCGTTACCGTAATTTTTAATGTTTTGTAAGTATTTACTTTTTTATGATTTACAATTGCACCAGAGTAAAGTTTAGGTAGATTAATTATTAAATCTAAAAAATTTAAGTTTTTAGCAATTGTTATGTCTAATAAGCCATCTGTAGTATTAACATCTTTTGTAAACTGCATTCCGCCACCAGAGTATTTACAAATTCCGCATACAACCATTAAACATTTTTCTTTTAATTCTTTATTGTTTATAAGTATCTTATATGCACTTTTTTTATAAAAAATTAAACCATAAATACCTGCTAATAAATAAGATAAAGCACCAAATTTTTTAAGATATTTTAGTTTATTAACAATATATCCGTCATAACCAATACCGGCTACATTATTATAATAAATAGTATTTTTATCAGTAGTAATAACACCAATATCTTGTAAAATTGTAGTTTTTTTTGATATAATTTCTAAAGCTTTTTCTATAGAATTAGTTTGTTTGTAGGTTTTAATCCAATCGTTGCCAGTTCCTAAAGGTAATACGCCAATAGTTATATTAGAAGTTTTTACATACCTTTGCAGCATTACTCCGTTTACAACATTATTTAATGTTCCGTCTCCGCCCACAGATATAATGTTTCTATAACCCTTTTTAATAGCGTTTTGTACCAAATCTATTTCGTGTTTAGAAAACTGAGTAAAAGCAAAAGAATAGTCTAAATTCTTGTTTTTAAGTAATTGCTCAATTTTTTTCC from Polaribacter marinaquae encodes the following:
- a CDS encoding GNAT family N-acetyltransferase yields the protein MNIKVKSFNKLTVNELYAILQLRSEVFVVEQNCVYQDIDFKDQKSLHVIGFKDDKIIAYTRIFKPGDYFKNASIGRVVVAALERKHSYGHNLMKASINAIKENFKSDTITISAQKYLQKFYESHNFTKVGEEYLEDGIPHIRMDRI
- a CDS encoding diacylglycerol kinase family protein, which translates into the protein MSTIDKINTNSWFIIANPASGNKNFSKIWKKIEQLLKNKNLDYSFAFTQFSKHEIDLVQNAIKKGYRNIISVGGDGTLNNVVNGVMLQRYVKTSNITIGVLPLGTGNDWIKTYKQTNSIEKALEIISKKTTILQDIGVITTDKNTIYYNNVAGIGYDGYIVNKLKYLKKFGALSYLLAGIYGLIFYKKSAYKILINNKELKEKCLMVVCGICKYSGGGMQFTKDVNTTDGLLDITIAKNLNFLDLIINLPKLYSGAIVNHKKVNTYKTLKITVTPINAKPFIQADGELITSGKLQISIIPKAINFVIN
- the rpiB gene encoding ribose 5-phosphate isomerase B, which produces MTIAIGNDHAGTEYKFEIIKHLEEKGYNVINFGTDSNASMDYPDAIHPTAEAVETGKATLGVILCGSGNGAQMTANKHQGIRAALCWNNELVALTRQHNDANILTIPARFVSLQQAIGFVDIFLSTEFEGGRHANRVSKISCAG
- a CDS encoding TonB-dependent receptor, yielding MINKIAIILLGFLLTTSINYAQKSSSKVGLSSLLISLEKTYDIKFSYSDDDIENIKIIAPQTGISLESLLSYLNDKTYLQFKTLDNKYVTVSFLNKTINICGNVLESQNLMPLALASIKVNGYNLGTTSNTNGSFYLQNVPVKSVINISYIGFKNLEISAKELFLNANCKQLYLEESSEILSEITMQKFLTSGLQKSADGSTILNTEKFGILPGLIEPDILKTIKILPGVESVNESISNINVRGGTNDQNLMLWDGIKMYHAGHFFGLISAYNPYLTKKVTVTKNGTSSVFSDGVSSTINMETSNRITNKFSGGAGFNLISADAFVQIPIKDNLELHVSGRRSFTDFLNTPTYTNYFNRSFQDNSIASNSVNNAESKFFFYDYSFKILYDLNYNHAIRANFIHIKNNLDYLEQYTNNNNSIEENSNLKQENLGARINWEANWNSKFTTNLSAFISDYRINSSDYNKDTDQFQTQFNNVLETAVKLNTVYEFSDFFYLTNGFVFNEIGVKNTTSINAPTFSKTIKEVLLKSAFYSEIEYKKNNTYARVGFRANYFDKFQKFIFEPRINIRQKLNETYSLKLEGEFKNQTTAQKIDFEDNFLGIEKRRWILSDNDRTPIITSKQASFGISYTKNKLYADITGFYKVVNGISTANQGFYNNTQNFSSIGNYKTKGIEFLINKQTNTISTWLSYTLAENNYTFGVFNPKKFANSLDITHSLSTAFNYNFTKNLKASIGGILRSGRPYTKPVDGNETLQNGDKTIVNYDNPNTENLDNFFRIDVSGSYNFTFSEAIKATIRLGFTNITDRKNTIDSYYIVDESQENNVRRIDNYSLPFTPNLSFRVRF